In Triticum urartu cultivar G1812 chromosome 6, Tu2.1, whole genome shotgun sequence, the following proteins share a genomic window:
- the LOC125517174 gene encoding transcription termination factor MTERF8, chloroplastic-like, with protein MLRLRLRESVVSRLLSSPFTSTSAISPLLRLLSASASASASAAPSTFAVEEYLVDTCGLTRPQALKASKKLSHLKSPANPDAVLAFLAGLGLSGADAAAVVAKDPLFLCAKVERTLVPVVDGLTGLGLSRSEIGGLVSLVHNRFRCRSIVSKMQYYLPLFGSLDNLLRMLQRSSYLLSSDLDKVVRPNVVFLRECGLGDCDIAKLCIPVPRILITNPERIRAMVACAERLGVPRGSRMLRHALQAVAFLNEDKIAAKVDYLKNTFRWYDAEACIAVRKYPGVLRKSKESLKHRSEFLCSKVGLEPVYIAHRSEILSYSMVGRLRPRYYVIKFLKQNGLLACDLSLYSAIKMTDKVFVEKLICPHKEAAPHLAEDYAAACKGEVPTNFRFI; from the coding sequence ATGCTCCGACTCCGGCTCCGAGAGTCCGTCGTTTCGCGTCTCCTCTCTTCGCCTTTCACTTCCACCTCTGCCATCTCCCCTCTGCTTCGCCTCCTCTCAGCATCCGCATCCGCATCCGCATCCGCAGCCCCTAGTACCTTCGCCGTGGAGGAGTACCTGGTCGACACCTGCGGCCTCACCCGGCCCCAAGCGCTCAAGGCCTCCAAGAAGCTCTCCCACCTCAAGTCCCCCGCCAACCCCGACGCCGTCCTCGCCTTCCTCGCCGGCCTCGGCCTCTCCGGCGCCGatgccgccgccgtcgtcgccaAAGACCCGCTCTTCCTCTGCGCCAAAGTGGAGAGAACCTTGGTCCCCGTCGTCGACGGCCTCACCGGCCTCGGCCTCTCGCGTTCCGAGATTGGCGGCCTCGTCTCCCTTGTTCACAACCGCTTCCGCTGCAGATCCATCGTCTCCAAGATGCAGTACTATCTGCCCCTCTTCGGCTCATTGGACAACCTACTCCGGATGCTCCAGCGCTCGTCCTACCTTCTCTCGTCGGACCTCGACAAGGTGGTCAGGCCCAATGTTGTGTTCCTGAGGGAGTGCGGGCTAGGTGATTGTGATATTGCCAAGCTGTGTATCCCTGTGCCTAGGATACTCATCACCAACCCGGAGCGCATCCGAGCGATGGTGGCATGTGCCGAAAGATTAGGTGTACCCCGTGGCTCTAGGATGCTCAGGCACGCGCTGCAGGCTGTCGCGTTTCTCAATGAGGACAAGATCGCCGCCAAAGTGGACTATTTGAAGAATACGTTCAGGTGGTATGATGCCGAAGCTTGCATTGCTGTGCGCAAGTATCCGGGTGTGCTGAGGAAGTCAAAGGAATCGCTGAAGCACAGGTCCGAGTTCCTGTGCTCTAAGGTGGGGCTGGAACCCGTGTACATTGCTCATCGATCGGAAATACTTTCATATAGCATGGTGGGCCGACTCAGACCTCGGTACTATGTTATCAAGTTTCTTAAGCAAAATGGACTGCTAGCTTGTGACTTGAGCTTATATAGCGCGATCAAGATGACTGATAAGGTATTTGTGGAGAAGCTCATATGCCCTCACAAGGAAGCCGCACCACACCTCGCTGAAGATTATGCAGCAGCTTGCAAAGGGGAAGTGCCTACTAATTTCAGATTCATATGA